CCCGTCGGCCTACGTGACCTTCCTGCGCGACATCATGCCGCGCAAGCCGCGCGCGGAAATCTATACCTCGCTGGGCTTGCAGAAGCAGGGCAAGAACCTGTTCTACCGCGACTTCCTGCACCACCTGCAGCATTCGTCGGACAAGTTCATCGTCGCGCCCGGCATCCGCGGGCTGGTGATGCTGGTGTTCACGCTGCCGTCGTACCCGTACGTGTTCAAGGTGATCCGCGATGTGTTCCCGGCGCCCAAGGAAACCACGCGCGAGCTGGTCAAGTCGAAGTACCAGCTGGTCAAGCAGCACGACCGCGTCGGCCGCATGGCCGATACGCTCGAATACTCCGACGTGGCCTTCCCGCTGTCGCGCTTCGACGATGCGCTGGTGCGCGAGTTCGAGCAGCATGCGCCATCGATGATCGAATACCAGCGCGCCAAGGACGGCGGCGAAGAGATCGTGGTGCGCCACGTCTATATCGAGCGCCGCATGACGCCGCTGAACATCTACCTGCAGGAGGGCTCCGACGCGCAGGTCGAGCACGGCGTGATCGAATACGGCAACGCGATCAAGGAGCTGATCGCGGCGAACATCTTCCCGGGCGACATGCTGTACAAGAACTTCGGCGTCACGCGCCACGGGCGCGTGGTGTTCTACGACTACGACGAGATCGAGTACCTGACCGACTGCAACATCCGCCACGTGCCGCAGCCGCGCAACGAGGAAGAGGAGATGTCGGGCGAAGTCTGGTACACCGTGCGTCCGCACGACATCTTTCCCGAGACCTTCCGCACCTTCCTGCTGGGCGATCCGCGCGTAGGCGCGGCGTTCCTGCGGCACCATGCGGATTTTTTTGACCCTGCCATGTGGCAGAGCCACAAGGACCGGCTGCTGGCCGGACATGTCCATGACTTTTTTGCCTATCACGCTTCAGAGCGATTCATCCACCGCTACGGCGCCGAGCCGTCCGTCGACCAACCCGGCCCACCGCCCCACCCACAGCCCGCTGCCGGCCCTGCAAGGAGAGTCGCATGAATGACGCCATTGCCCAGCTGTTCCGCAACAACCGCGAGTGGGTCGACCGCGTCAATGCGGAAGATCCGGCCTTCTTCACCCGCCTGGCCAACCAGCAGGCGCCGGAGTACCTGTGGATCGGCTGCTCCGATTCGCGCGTGCCGGCCAACCAGATCCTGGGGCTGGCCCCGGGCGAGGTGTTCGTCCACCGCAATATCGCCAACGTGATCGCGCACAGCGACCTGAACGCGCTGTCGGTGATCCAGTTCGCGGTCGAAGTGCTCAAGGTGCGCCATATCACCGTGGTCGGCCACTATGGCTGCGGCGGCGTCAAGGTCGCGCTCAAGCGCGAGCGCATCGGCCTGGCCGACAACTGGCTGCGCCATGTGCGCGACGTGGCCGACAAGCATGAGTCCTACCTCGGCACCATCCTGCGCGAGGAAGACGCGCATACCAGGCTGTGCGAGCTCAACGTGATCGAGCAGGTCAACAACGTCTGCCAGACCACCGTGATCCAGGACGCCTGGGCCCGCGGCCAGGAGATCACCGTGCACGGCTGGATCTACGGCGTGTCCGACGGCCTGCTGCGCGACCTCGGCATGGCCGCCAGCAACAACGACGAGCTGCACGAGCAGCTGGCCGCGGCCTACCGCCAGTACGGCGAGCCGCCGCAGGCGTCGATCCGCTGAAGCTTTACCCGACACCACTGAACGCCTAGCTACCGATCCAGGAGACCCGACATGGAAGAGATCGTCATCGTTTCAGCCGCCCGCACGCCGATGGCTGCGTTCCAGGGCGAATTCGCCAACGTCACCGCGCCGCAGCTCGGCGCCGTGGCCATCCGCGCCGCGGTCGAGCGCGGCGGGCTCAAGCCCGAGCAGGTAGAGGAAGTGGTGTTCGGCTGCGTGCTGCCCGCCGGCCAGGGCCAGGCCCCGGCACGGCAGGCCGCGCTCGGCGCGGGCCTGCCGCTGGGCACGGGCTGCACCACGGTCAACAAGATGTGCGGCTCGGGCATGCGCGCGGCCATGACCGTCTATGACGGCCTGGTCGCCGGTTCGTTCGACATTGCCGTCGCCGGCGGCATGGAGAGCATGACCAATGCGCCGTACCTGATCCCGAAGGGCCGCGGCGGCTACCGCATCGGCCACGGCATGATCTACGACCACATGATGCTGGACGGCCTGGAAGACGCATACGACAAGGGCCGCGCCATGGGCACCTTCGGCGAGGACTGCGCGGCCAAGTACGGCTTCACGCGCCAGCAGCAGGACGAGTTCGCGATCGAAAGCGTGCGCCGCGCGCAGCAGGCCACCGAGAACGGCGACTTCCGCTGGGAGATCGCGCCGGTGACGGTGTCGGGCAAGGGCGGCGACACCGTGATCGACACCGACGAAGGCCCGCGCCGCATCAAGCTCGACAAGATCCCGTCGCTCAAGCCGGCGTTTGCCAAGGACGGCACCATCACCGCGGCCTCGTCGTCGTCGATCAACGACGGCGCCGCGGCGCTGGTGATGATGCGCGCCTCGACCGCGAAGGCGCTGGGCCTGCAGCCGATCGCGCGCATGCTGGGCCACACCACCCATGCGCAGGCACCGGGCTGGTTCACCACCGCGCCGGTCGAGGCCATCGCCAAGCTGTACCGCAAGCTCGACTGGAACACCGACAGCGTCGACCTGTTCGAGATCAACGAGGCCTTCGCCGTGGTGCCGATGGCGGCGATGAACGACCTCAAGATCCCGCGCGACAAGGTCAATATCCACGGCGGCGCCTGCGCGCTGGGCCACCCGATCGGCGCCTCGGGCGCACGCATCATGACCACGCTGATCGGCGCGCTGCGCAAGACCGGCGGCAAGCGGGGCGTGGCAAGCCTGTGTATCGGCGGCGGCGAGGCGACGGCGGTGGGGATCGAGATCCTGTAACGCGACCCGTTCCCGCTTTGTTTGCTCGCCTCTCCCATAAATGGGAGAGGGAAGCGAAACCAGAAAAAGGAGGCCCACCTTGCCAACCGCCCTCATCCTCGGTGCCTCGCGCGGCATCGGCCTTGAATTCGTGCGCCAGTACCGTGCCGACGGCTGGCGCGTCATCGCGGCGGCGCGCACGCCCGAAGGCGTCGGTGCGCTGGAGGCGCTCGGCGCCGAGGCGCACCAGGCCGACCTGTCCGATGCCGGCGCGGTCGCGGGCCTGGGCTGGAAGCTCGATGGCGAGGCGCTCGACGTGGCGGTCTACAACGCCGGCGTGATGGGGCCGCGCACCGAGAGCGCGCAGCCGGTCACGCCGCCGGAGTTCGACCGTGTCATGCATGTCAACGTGCTGGGCCCGATGATGGCGCTGCCGTTGCTGCTGCCCTATGTCGAGGCCGGGCAGTCCGGCCATGGCGGCGTGCTGGCGGTGCTGTCGTCGCGCATGGGCAGCATCGGCGCGATGGAGCACAGCACCAGCTGGCTGTACCGCGTCAGCAAGGCGGGCGCCAACGCGGCGCTGCGCGCGGTGGCGCTGGATGCGCGCCATGCCACCTGCGTCGCGCTGCATCCGGGCTGGGTCAAGACCGACATGGGCGGCCAGGAAGCCGACCTGACCGTGCAGCAGAGCGTCAAGGGCATGCGCCAGGTGCTGGCCAGCGTCAAGCGCCGCGACAACGGCACCTTCCACAACTACGACGGCACGCCCATCCCCTGGTAAGGGCGCCCGCGCACTTCTATCACCGAACCGACATGCTGCTGACCCCCGAACAGGAAATGATCCGCGACGCCGTGCGCCAGTTCGCGCAGGAAGTGATCGCGCCGCAGGCCGCGCAGTGGGACCGCGACAAGACCTTCCCCAAGGATGTGCATCGCGAGCTGGCGGCGCTGGGCGCGTATGGCGTGGCGGTGCCGGAGCAGTATGGCGGCGCCGGCCTCGATTACCTGTCGCTGGCGCTGATCCTGGAAGAGATTGCGGCCGGCGACGGCGGCACTTCCACCGTCATCAGCGTCAACAACTGCCCGGTGTGCAGCATGCTGATGTCGTTCGCGAGCGAGGCGCAGAAGCAGCAGTGGCTGGTGCCGCTGGCGCGCGGCGAGATGCTGGGCGCGTTCTGCCTGACCGAGCCGCACGTCGGTTCCGATGCCTCGGCGCTGCGCACCACGGCGGTCCGCGACGGCGACCATTACGTGCTCAACGGCGTCAAGCAGTTCATCACCAGCGGGCAGAACGCCGACGTCGCGATCGTGCTGGCGGTAACCGACAAGGCCGCCGGCAAGCGCGGCATCAGCGCCTTCATCGTGCCGACCTCGACCCCGGGCTACGTGGTGGCGCGGCTCGAGGACAAGCTCGGCCAGCATTCGTCGGACACCGCGCAGATCCTGTTCGAGGACTGCCGCGTGCCGGCCGCCAACCTGCTCGGCGACGAGGGCGGCGGCTACAAGATGGCGCTGTCGGGGCTGGAGGGAGGCCGCATCGGCATTGCCTCGCAGAGCATCGGCATGGCGCGCGCCGCGTTTGAAGCGGCGCTTGCGTATGCGAAGGAACGCGAGAGTTTCGGCCAGCCGCTGTTCCAGCACCAGGCGGTGCAGTTCCGCCTGGCCGAGATGGCCACGCGCATCGACGTCGCGCGCCAGATGGTGTGGCACGCCGCCGCGCTGCGCGATGCCGGGCGCCCGTGCCTGAAGGAGGCGGCGATGGCCAAGCTGTTCGCCAGCGAGATGGCCGAGCGCGTCTGTTCCGATGCGATCCAGGTGTTCGGCGGCTACGGCTACGTCAGCGACTTCCCGGTCGAGCGCATCTACCGCGACGTGCGCGTGTGCCAGATCTACGAGGGCACCAGCGACATCCAGAAGATCCTGATCGCGCGCGCGCTGGCCTAGCGCCGCCATTTGCGCGTACGATGAGCGGGCGTGCCGCGCCGGCGTCACGTCTTTGTGCAACCCACGTCTTCCGCAACCGGACCTGCAACCACAAGAATAGGGCCCCCGACATGACCGCAGCGATCGACTTCTACTTCGATTTCTCTTCGCCGTACGGCTATTTCGCCAGCACCCGTATCGACGACCTGGCGCAGAAGTACGGGCGCAACGTCGCCTGGCATCCGATCCTGCTGGGGGTGGTGTTCAAGACCACCGGCGCGTCGCCGCTGCCGCAGCTGCCGCTCAAGGGCGACTACAGCTGGCGCGACTTCGAGCGCACCGCGCGCTTCCACGGCATCGAATACAAGCGCCCCACGCATTTCCCGCTGCCGACCACGCATGCCGCGCGCGCCATGCTGTGGCTGCAGAACCATCACGGCGACGACCTGGCCGCGGCCTTCGCCCGCTCGGTGTATCGCGCGCTGTTCGTCGACGACATCAACATTGCCGAACCGGCCGAGATCATGAAGCTGGCCGAGCCGCTGGGCGTGGACGTGCAGGCGCTCGACGCCGGAGCCACCAGCTACCAGATCAAGGACCAGCTCAAGGCCGAGATCGAGGTGGCGATGGCCAAGGGCGTGTTCGGCTCGCCCTTCGTCATCGTCGACGGCGAGCCGTTCTGGGGCTTCGACCGCTTCGACCAGATCGAGGCCCACCTGAAGAGCCGCCGCCAGACCGAACTCAGGGCCGTGCCAAACCCCGACACCAAGGAAAAGAAACCCGCATGACTGCAGCAACCCCTGGCCATTCCGGCCGCTTCGATTGTGTGATCTTCGATTGCGACGGCGTGCTCGTCGACAGCGAGCCCATCGTCAACCGCGTGCTCAACCAGATGCTGAACGAGCTCGGCATCGAGATCTCGCTGGAAGACTCGACGCGCCTGTTCCTGGGCCGCGCGGTGCGCGAAGAACTGGACATGATCGAACGCATGCGCGGCGCGCCGCTGCCCGAGAACTGGCTGTCGACGTGGCTGGCGCGCCGCAATGCGGTGCTGGAAGAAGAGGTCGCGGCGGTGGCGCATGTGCGCGACGCCATCCGCGCGGTCGCCGCCACCGGCATGCCGGTGTGCGTGGCGTCGGGCGCGGACCGTGTCAAGGTCAAGCTGCAGCTGACCAAGACCGGGCTGGTCGAGCTGTTCCAGCAGGATGAACGCGAACATATCTTCTCGGCCACCGAAGTGGCGCGCAGCAAGCCGGCGCCGGACGTGTACCTGCTGGCCGCGCGCACCATGGGCGTCGAGCCCGCGCGCTGCGCCGTGGTCGAAGACAGCCCGACCGGCGTGACCGCGGGCGTGGCGGCCGGCATGACGGTGTTCGGCTACGCCGCGCGCAACGATGCCGCGCAGCTGCGCGAGGCCGGTGCGCGCATCATCTTCACCGATATGCGCGAGCTGCCGGAGCTGGTGGGATGACGGGCGCAAGGGCGGCCAAGGCCCCGCAGCGCCTGCCCAAGGCCGGCCCGGTGCCGTGCCCTTGCGGCAGCGCTGACTATGACGCCTGCTGCGGCCGCTTTCACCGCGGCGAGGCGCTGCCGCCCAATGCCGAGGCGCTGATGCGCTCGCGCTACAGCGCCTATGTGCTGAACGACATCGACTGGCTGCGCCAGACCTGGCATGCGTCCACCTGCCCGGCCGACCTGGTACCCGACACCGCAACGCGCTGGCTCGGCCTGGCGGTCAAGGCGCATGCACAGCAGGACGACACGCATGCCGAAGTGGAATTCGTGGCGCGCTACAAGGTAGGCGGGCGCGCCTGGCGGCTGCATGAGCGCAGCCGCTTTGTCTGCGAGGCGCGCGCCCCGGGCGAGGCGCCGCGCTGGCTTTATGTGGATGGCGACATCATCGGGGAGACACCATGAGCACCGACAAGCAGAACGAGCCCGAGTACCTGCTGTATTGCTTTGCCCAGTCCGGCAACGCCTACAAGGTGGCGCAGCTGCTGGAAACCGTCGGCGTGCAGCGCGGCCAGCAGTTGTGGCGGGCCCGCTTTGTCGATTTCTTCAACGGCGAGACCCGCACCCCGGAATACCGCGCGATCAACGTGATGGGCGAGGTGCCGGTGCTGGAGTTCGGCGGCCAGCGCCTGTCGCAGTCCGGCGCCATCCTCGAGACGCTGGCCGCGCGCCTGGATGCGTACGGCCCGCGCAACGAAGCCGAGCGCGCCGAGGTGCTGCGCTGGCTGCTGTTCGACAACCACAAGTTCACCTCGTACACCGCCACCTACCGCTTCATGCGCACCTTCGCCAGGTCGCCCGATCCGGCCGTGCTGGAGTTCTTCCGCGCGCGCTGCGAAGGTGCGTGGAACGTGCTCAACGCACACCTGGCCGGACGCGACTTCGTGCTGGGCGAGCGCGCCACCATCGCCGACTTCTCGCTGGCGGGCTACGTCTTCTTCGATGACGAGATCGGCGTGCACTGGCGCAAGGAATATCCGCATATCCACGCGTGGACCGAGCGCTTCCGCGCCTTGCCGGGCTGGAAGCATCCCTACGAGCTGATGCCCGGGCATCCGTTGCCGAAGGCAGCCGGCTGAGTCCGGCCGCCACGGCACGGCATCAGGCGGCCCCCAACCTTATCTGCCAGCAAGAGACTCCCAGATGCCCACGCTCGAAACCAGACTGAACGCCCGCTCCGAATCCTTCAAGGCCAATGCCGAGGCCATGCGCGCGCTGGTGGCCGACCTGAAGGCCAAGATCGCCAGACTGGCCGAAGGCGGCGGCGCCGACGCGCGCGCCAAGCATTTGTCGCGCGGCAAGCTGCTGCCGCGCGAGCGCGTGCAGCAGCTGCTCGATCCCGGCACGCCGTTCCTGGAGCTGTCGCAGCTGGCCGCGTACGGCATGTACGACGATGCCGCGCCCGGCGCCGGCATCATCACCGGCATCGGCCGCGTCGCCGGGCAGGAATGCGTGATCGTCTGCAACGACGCCACCGTCAAGGGCGGCACGTATTACCCGATGACGGTCAAGAAGCATGTGCGCGCGCAGGAGATCGCCGAGGAGAACCACCTGCCGTGCATCTACCTGGTCGACTCGGGCGGCGCCAACCTGCCCAACCAGGACGAGGTCTTCCCCGACCGCGACCACTTCGGCCGCATCTTCTACAACCAGGCCAACCTGTCCAAGCGCGGCATCCCGCAGATCGCGGTGGTGATGGGCTCGTGCACCGCGGGCGGCGCCTACGTGCCGGCGATGAGCGACGAGTCGATCATCGTCAAGAACCAGGGCACCATCTTCCTGGGCGGCCCGCCGCTGGTGAAGGCCGCCACCGGCGAGGAAGTCAGCGCGGAAGACCTGGGCGGCGCCGATGTGCATACGCGCCTGTCCGGCGTGGCCGACTACTTCGCGCAGAACGACCACCATGCGCTGAGCCTGGCGCGCAATATCGTGCAGCACCTGAACCGGCGCAAGCCGGACCAGATCCGGCTGCACGAGCCGGTCGAGCCGCTGTACCCGGTGGAAGAACTGTATGGCGTGATCCCGACCGACACGCGCAAGCCGTACGACGTGCGCGAGGTCATCGCACGCCTGGTCGACGGCTCCGAGTTCGACGAGTTCAAGGCGCGCTACGGCACCACGCTGGTCTGCGGCTTCGCGCGCATCTGGGGCTATCCGGTCGGCATCGTCGCCAACAACGGCATCCTGTTCTCGGAGTCGGCGCTGAAGGGCGCGCACTTTATCGAGCTGTGCTGCCAGCGCAAGATCCCGCTGGTGTTCCTGCAGAACATCACCGGCTTCATGGTCGGGCGCAAGTACGAGAACGAGGGCATCGCGCGCAACGGCGCCAAGATGGTGACGGCGGTGGCGACCGCGCAGGTGCCGAAGTTCACGGTGATCATCGGCGGCTCGTTCGGCGCGGGCAACTACGGCATGTGCGGGCGCGCGTATTCGCCGCGCTTCCTGTGGATGTGGCCGAACGCGCGCATCTCGGTGATGGGCGGCGAGCAGGCCGCGAGCGTGCTGGCGACGGTGCGCCGCGATGGCATCGAAGCGAAGGGCGGCCAGTGGAGCGCGCAGGAAGAGGATGCCTTCAAGCAGCCGATCCGCGACCAGTACGAGCACCAGGGCCACCCGTACTACGCCAGCGCGCGGCTGTGGGACGACGGCGTGATCGACCCCGCGCAGACGCGCACGGTGCTGGGGCTGGGCCTGTCGGCCAGCCTCAACGCGCCGATCGACGAGATGAAGTTCGGCGTGTTCCGCATGTAAGCATGTCAATCTGCGCCGACCTGATACTGCCTGACCGCTGATGCGCCGCACCGCCCGCCTGATTCGCCGCCTTGCCCTGGCCACGGTGCTTGCCGTGCTGGCACCGCTGTGCGGCCATGCGCAGATGGCGGACGGCAACGGCCAGTCGGCCGCGCGCGTGCGCTTCCAGGAGCAGGTGGTGATGCTGCCCAAGGCCGCGATCCCGTCGCGCATCGACCTGGAGGCGACGGTGTTCAAGCCGGCCGGCGCCGGGCCGTTCCCGCTGGTGGTGATCAACCACGGCAAGGCGCCGGGCCGGCCAGGCATGCAGGGCCGTGCGCGCTTTCCGGCGCAGAGCGTGGAGTTCCTGCGCCGCGGCTACGTGGTGGTGCTGCCGATGCGGCAGGGCTTCGCGCGCTCGGGCGGCGCCTATATCGGCGGCAGCTGCGACATCGAGACCAACGGCATGATGCAGGCCGATGACGTCGTCGCCACGCTCGACTACATGGCCACGCAGCCCTATGTCGACATGGACCGCATCGTCGTGATCGGCCAGTCGCACGGCGGGCTGACCACCATGGCGTTCAGCACCATCTCCTATCCCGGCGTGCGCGGCGTGGTCAACTTTGCCGGCGGGCTGCGCAACCTGAACTGCCCCGACTGGGAGGAGCGCCTGGTCGATGCCTTCGCCGCCTACGGCAGCGTGGCGCGCTACCCCTCGCTGTGGTTCTATGGCGAGAACGACAGCTACTGGCCGGTGCCGTTGCCCGGCCGCATGTTCAACGCCTTCAAGGCGCGCGCCAGCGGGCCGGCGGCGCAGGCCCGGCTGGTCGACGTGGGCGAGTTCGGCGCCGACTCGCACCGCCTGTTCAGCGCGCGCGAAGGCATTCCGGTGTGGCTGCCGGAGGTGGGCGAGTTCTTCCGCTCGCTGGGGCTGCCCTTCGATCCGGGCACCTGAACCGCATCATCCTATCCCTTATTTCCGCCATATCCGCCAACGGAGCGAACCATGGAATTCACTGCCCTGACCGTCAATATCGCCAACCACGTCGCCACCGTCACGCTGAACCGGCCCGACGTGCGCAACGCCTTCAACGAGACCGTGATCGCCGAGCTGACCGGCGCCTTCCGCGCGCTGGGCGACATGGACGAGGTGCGCGCCATCGTGCTGGCCGGCAACGGCCCGGCCTTCTGCGCCGGCGCCGACCTGAACTGGATGAAGAAGATGGCGGGCTACTCCGACGACCAGAACCGAGCCGATGCGCTGACGCTGGCGCAGATGCTGCACACGATCTGGTCATGCCCGCGCCCGGTGATCGCGCGCATCCAGGGCGACACTTATGCCGGTGGCATGGGCCTGGTGGCCGCGTGCGATATCGCGGTCGCGGCCGAGCATGCGCATTTCTGCCTGTCCGAGGCACGCCTGGGGCTGCTGCCCGCCACCATCAGCCCGTACGTGATCCGCGCCATGGGCGAGCAGGCCGCGCGCCGCTACTTCATCACCGCCGAGCGCTTCGACGCGGCCGAGGCGCTGCGACTGGGCCTGCTGCATGCGGTGGTGCCGGCCGAGGCGCTCGACGCCAAGGTCGCCGAACTGACCGCTGCGCTGGTCGCCAACAGCCCCAACGCCGTGCGCGAGAGCAAGCGGCTGGTGCAGGACATCGCCGGACGCGCGATCGACAACGACCTGCTGGCCGATACGGCCGACCGCATCGCCAAGATCCGCGCGTCGGAAGAGGGGCGGGAAGGGGTGAAGTCGTTCCTGGAGAAGCGCACGCCGTCGTGGCGCCCGGCTTGATCGTGGCTCATCAGCTGCGCTGGTTTGCTCCCCTCTCCCGCGCGCGGGAGAGGGGCCGGGGGTGAGGGCCGGCGCGTGCAATAGCGACGGCCTTCACTTCGTTGAGGCTCAGGGCCCTCACCCCAACCCTCTCCCGCAAGCGGGAGAGGGAGTACACAAGCGGGAGTTTGGAACGCTCGCGGCATGCGAGAGCGCGACGCATGAAATAAAGACTGGGCGCGACTGCGTGGAGATGGCAGCACGCTAGCCACAAGCGCAGGGCTTCTTGCATGCAACGTTCGGTAATTCCCGCCAAAGCTCTGCTAACGGGAAAAATCCAGCGACATTGCCAAGCCGCGGAAGTCCTCCCTACCATGACCCTCCCAATCCGTCCGCCACCATCGCGCCGACCGGTCCCGCCGGCGGCGCCAGCGCGGACGGCCAACCAAGGAGGGCTATCTTGGACCACCTGTCCCTATCCCCAGGCGGCGCTGCACCTGGCCTCGGCCAGCGCAGCCGCGCCGCCGTCTGGCATCCGTGCACGCGCCTGCGTCCGGACGATGACGCCGTGCCGCTGGCGATCGTGCGCGGCGAAGGCCCGTGGCTGCACGATGCCGACGGCCAGCGCTACTTCGACGCCGCCAGTTCCTGGTGGGTCAACCTGTTCGGCCATGCCAACCCGCGCATCAATGCCGCGCTGGCGCGCCAGATGGAGACGCTCGAGCACGTGATGCTGGCGGGCTGCACGCACGCGCCCGCGGTCGAGCTGGCCGAGCGGCTGTCGGTGCTGACCGGCGGCGCGCTCGGCAATGTCTTCTACGCCTCGGACGGCGCCTCGGCGGTCGAGATCGCGCTGAAGATGAGCTTCCACTACTGGCGCAACACCGGCCTGCCGGCCAAGCGCGAGTTCGTCTGCCTGCGCCACGGCTACCACGGCGAAACCGTGGGCGCGCTCGCCGTCACCGACGTGGAGATCTTCCGCGATGCCTACGATGCGCTGATCCGCCGCGCCCATGTGGTGATGTCGCCCGATGCGCGGCAGGCCCGGCGCGGCGAGTCCGCCGCCGGCGTGGCCGCGCGCGCGCTGGCGGAACTGGAGGCGCTGCTGCGCGAGCGCGCCGGCGCCATTGCCGCGCTGATCGTCGAGCCGCTGGTGCAGGGCGCCGCCGGCATGGCAATGCATGACCCGTCTTACCTCGACGGCGTGCGCGCGCTGTGCGACCGCTACCGCGTGCACCTGATCGCCGACGAGATCGCGGTGG
This Cupriavidus nantongensis DNA region includes the following protein-coding sequences:
- a CDS encoding dienelactone hydrolase family protein, whose translation is MRRTARLIRRLALATVLAVLAPLCGHAQMADGNGQSAARVRFQEQVVMLPKAAIPSRIDLEATVFKPAGAGPFPLVVINHGKAPGRPGMQGRARFPAQSVEFLRRGYVVVLPMRQGFARSGGAYIGGSCDIETNGMMQADDVVATLDYMATQPYVDMDRIVVIGQSHGGLTTMAFSTISYPGVRGVVNFAGGLRNLNCPDWEERLVDAFAAYGSVARYPSLWFYGENDSYWPVPLPGRMFNAFKARASGPAAQARLVDVGEFGADSHRLFSAREGIPVWLPEVGEFFRSLGLPFDPGT
- a CDS encoding enoyl-CoA hydratase/isomerase family protein; protein product: MEFTALTVNIANHVATVTLNRPDVRNAFNETVIAELTGAFRALGDMDEVRAIVLAGNGPAFCAGADLNWMKKMAGYSDDQNRADALTLAQMLHTIWSCPRPVIARIQGDTYAGGMGLVAACDIAVAAEHAHFCLSEARLGLLPATISPYVIRAMGEQAARRYFITAERFDAAEALRLGLLHAVVPAEALDAKVAELTAALVANSPNAVRESKRLVQDIAGRAIDNDLLADTADRIAKIRASEEGREGVKSFLEKRTPSWRPA
- the bioA gene encoding adenosylmethionine--8-amino-7-oxononanoate transaminase, translating into MDHLSLSPGGAAPGLGQRSRAAVWHPCTRLRPDDDAVPLAIVRGEGPWLHDADGQRYFDAASSWWVNLFGHANPRINAALARQMETLEHVMLAGCTHAPAVELAERLSVLTGGALGNVFYASDGASAVEIALKMSFHYWRNTGLPAKREFVCLRHGYHGETVGALAVTDVEIFRDAYDALIRRAHVVMSPDARQARRGESAAGVAARALAELEALLRERAGAIAALIVEPLVQGAAGMAMHDPSYLDGVRALCDRYRVHLIADEIAVGCGRTGTFFAWEQSRGTEAPLPAHDWPDFLCLSKGISGGYLPLSLVLSRPEIQRAFVADELARSFLHSHSYTGNPLACRAALATLDLFEQDDVLARNRERAQWLADGMAALAADTRVQHVRQRGLIWAADVRDDVAGVDFAARFHYAARARELLVRPIGNTLYVMPPYVFDAAQARWLGQRMLATLDDVTAGKEVRDAA